The following are encoded together in the Miscanthus floridulus cultivar M001 unplaced genomic scaffold, ASM1932011v1 fs_871_1_2, whole genome shotgun sequence genome:
- the LOC136533365 gene encoding uncharacterized protein, with protein MALPSSASSSARLRLLTVPALLLLLSSAALLVFLVLPSLSPSSASSSAVSSHLCACSPPATHTTTTVTTTTVTASPAPITTSPADVSWLKAQLASNSLLLPAAAGAHDAWHRLRKGINPRTREQQLFDISRHHGISHYPDEEASNHTAMPCPGELLVEEHHSNYGEPWAGGRDVFEFLANASALTPTEQVLEIGCGTLRVGLHFIRYLEAGRFHCLERDELSLMAALRYELPAQGLLYKRPMIVRGEDMDFSKFGDTVMYDLIYASAVFLHIPDKLVWTGLERLAGKLRPQRGRIFVSHNIKFCSRLGGDECTRRLSKLGLEYVGKHTHDSLLFNHYEIWFEFRRPKV; from the exons ATGgcgctgccgtcgagcgcctcctCCTCGGCGCGGCTGCGGCTGCTCACCGTGCCGGCGCTGCTACTGCTGCTCTCTTCAGCCGCGCTGCTCGTCTTCCTCGTCCTCCCCTCGCTCTCCccctcctcggcctcctcctccgccgtctCCTCGCACCTCTGCGCCTGCTCGCCCCCCGCcacccacaccaccaccaccgtcaccaccaccaccgtcaccgCCTCCCCCGCGCCCATCACCACCTCCCCCGCGGACGTCTCCTGGCTCAAGGCCCAGCTCGCGTCCAACTCcctcctcctccccgccgccgccggcgcccacGACGCCTGGCACCGCCTGCGCAAGGGCATCAACCCCCGCACCCGCGAGCAGCAGCTCTTCGACATCAGCAG GCACCATGGGATCTCTCACTACCCGGACGAAGAGGCAAGCAACCACACCGCCATGCCGTGCCCCGGTGAGCTCCTTGTGGAAGAGCACCACAGCAACTACGGCGAACCCTGGGCTGGTGGCCGCGACGTCTTCGAGTTCCTTGCTAACGCCTCCGCGCTAACGCCCACGGAGCAGGTTCTTGAAATCGGATGTGGCACGCTTCGTGTCGGCCTGCATTTCATCCGGTATCTTGAGGCTGGGAGGTTCCACTGCCTGGAGCGGGACGAGCTGTCCCTCATGGCTGCCCTCCGGTACGAACTGCCGGCGCAGGGGCTGCTGTACAAGCGGCCGATGATTGTGAGAGGGGAGGATATGGATTTCAGCAAGTTTGGGGACACGGTTATGTATGATCTCATTTATGCGAGTGCCGTGTTCCTCCATATTCCAGATAAGCTTGTTTGGACTGGGCTTGAGAGGCTTGCGGGGAAGCTGAGGCCACAGAGAGGCCGGATTTTCGTGTCGCATAACATTAAGTTCTGCTCAAGGCTGGGAGGAGATGAGTGCACACGACGGCTTTCAAAATTGGGCCTTGAGTATGTGGGGAAGCACACTCATGATAGCTTGTTGTTTAACCACTACGAGATCTGGTTTGAATTCCGCAGGCCAAAGGTTTAG